From Saprospiraceae bacterium, one genomic window encodes:
- a CDS encoding OsmC family protein produces MKAIEYRLKLEWTGNLGKGTFGYTQYDRSYRVSMDGKPDLDLSADVHFRGEPNKYNPEEMLLMAVSSCHMLWYLHLCADAGVIVMNYIDRPEATLTFDQNGVGRMEGFVLKPEVSISPDSNASRAIELHKEANKRCFIANSLNVPIHHKPVVL; encoded by the coding sequence ATGAAGGCCATAGAGTATCGCTTGAAATTGGAATGGACCGGCAACCTTGGGAAAGGAACATTCGGCTACACTCAATACGACAGGTCCTACCGGGTGAGTATGGATGGCAAACCCGATTTAGATCTCTCTGCGGATGTGCACTTCAGAGGAGAACCAAACAAATACAATCCGGAAGAGATGTTGCTGATGGCAGTATCATCCTGCCACATGCTGTGGTATTTGCATCTATGTGCCGATGCAGGAGTCATTGTGATGAATTACATCGACAGACCGGAGGCCACCTTGACTTTTGATCAGAATGGTGTCGGAAGAATGGAGGGATTTGTCTTAAAACCGGAGGTGTCTATTTCACCGGACAGCAATGCCAGTCGCGCCATAGAGTTGCACAAGGAAGCCAACAAAAGGTGTTTTATCGCCAACAGTCTAAATGTGCCGATCCACCACAAACCTGTTGTACTGTAG